The sequence GCAATTCTGTAATTCCAAGGGTTGCAAACAATCTGTAAATTCTTTTTAAAATGTCAAGTTAAAAAAGTTAACTTAAATATGCAAGTCTGAGATTTAAACATTATTTCACAATTTCTATTTAAAAAGTATACATTtagtttatttctagtcttgcACCGCACTCAGCAGAAAACTCCTACATCACATAATACAGATCATTTGCAAGCATGCCATTAAATACAAATTCAGTATATTTACAACCCTCTGCTTACACAGTGCATTCTCCCATCACGTGTGCAACCCACAATACGTGCTGACAGTACTGCCAAAGGACGTAGATCTTGATCATATAACTCGAGTGAATATTTCTTTGGAAAGGTTGATGTTTCAGTAAGGCAGATAGTAACCCAAATCTAAGTAAACCCTTTATAACTTGGTAGCAATTCATGCTAAACACCTATACCATGTGGGATGTAGCTTGATTGAGCATGCTAACCAAAGACTGTCAATACATCTATCTAcattcatttgttttttaagtaacacatttattttgtcACCTAATCTTAAACCCTAGTGCACATTATTGGGTCTTATTTTAAAGTATCTATTCCAAATTATTAACTTGTTATCTAGCACACATACAGATCATGGCACATTGTGTTTGATACTGTCTTTTAGGTTATAGGTTAGTTTCTATATGCATATGACCTGGTAAATACAGCCTGAGCAAATGAACCCGATATTTCCATTTGATATTTTCttgaatatttttttcatttgcAACCCTATTTATTCCTCTCTTGTtctttttctctgtctctctttctttcccaaCAAGACCTTTTGGTGGTGTGCCTAGGCGCACCATGGCCCAGACCCTCCAGATGGCGATTCCAAACTTTGGCAACAATGTTTTAGAGTGTCTGAATGAACAGCGACTGCAGGGCCTTTACTGCGATGTCTCCGTGGTGGTCAAGGGCCATGCCTTCAAGGTACTGATCGCACTAAAGTTATTATTGTTTTCCTAAAAGAAATTACTCTTGTGTATCAAAAGTCGGGGCTCAATTAACAGAAGTGTAGGCTTCAGTGTAAACAATCATACCAGATGGCAGCCATGTTGCTTGGATAATGGAACGTCAATATACTTCAAAGTAATTTCTGTTTGGACAGTCTCAAGCAATCGTTGTCATATTtctaaattgttctttttttgtgtTACTGTGTTGGAGAGACCAACCTTTAATGCTGTTGTACTTATTTACAGAGAGCGTTTTTTCACATCAGAATAATTTTAGCGAGCTTCTGCTAAATTCCTCCTCTTTAGAGAAAGGTTTGGAGATAAGTTAAATCACCCTTTTGTAGTCTTTAATGGCATGTCATTTCCCACTTTGCTTGTAAACGTAATGGGTTAGATTGCCCCCAATTGGAGTGCCGTAAGGTTTGATTGGATGTCTTTCCTCACTTTTATCTTGGAGGATACTCTTAACTTTGTCTGCCCTGCAATCTTGTATCTCCCAACATCTGAGTAtggctttctttctttcttataAATCGTGTTTAAGACTTCAATACTTAAATACTGACTGAATTCAGGTCCCAAATAGTTGGCAACAAATGCtgtcttttcttttaatatattgctgactttattttaaaaatgttctcaagtcttttttattttggtaAAGTTCAATAACTTGTACATAATATTTATAGAACACATCTTTCAAAAGTTCTAATGGGTTGCCTTACTTATCTGCTTTTGTCTCAGGCCCATCGAGCTGTGCTGGCTGCTAGCAGTTCTTATTTCCGTGACCTTTTCAGCAGCAGCAATGACACAAGCCCCACCGTGGTGGAGCTCCCGTCGGCCGTGCAGCCCCAGAGCTTCCAGCAGATCTTGTCTTTCTGCTACACAGGCCGTCTCAGCA is a genomic window of Pseudochaenichthys georgianus unplaced genomic scaffold, fPseGeo1.2 scaffold_895_arrow_ctg1, whole genome shotgun sequence containing:
- the LOC117444693 gene encoding nucleus accumbens-associated protein 1-like, whose amino-acid sequence is MAQTLQMAIPNFGNNVLECLNEQRLQGLYCDVSVVVKGHAFKAHRAVLAASSSYFRDLFSSSNDTSPTVVELPSAVQPQSFQQILSFCYTGRLSMTVGDQFLLMYTAGFLQIQQIMEKGTEFFLKVRQIVFSLLLYCFSSTYYRSQIYTNMSQKCLAPNTKQIIAASHNPLCFSPVSKVLILCLLL